One window of the Prionailurus bengalensis isolate Pbe53 chromosome E1, Fcat_Pben_1.1_paternal_pri, whole genome shotgun sequence genome contains the following:
- the FZD2 gene encoding frizzled-2 — translation MRPRSALPRLLLPLLLLPAAGPAQFHGEKGISIPDHGFCQPISIPLCTDIAYNQTIMPNLLGHTNQEDAGLEVHQFYPLVKVQCSPELRFFLCSMYAPVCTVLEQAIPPCRSICERARQGCEALMNKFGFQWPERLRCEHFPRHGAEQICVGQNHSEDGTPALLTTAPPPGLQPGAGGTPGGPGGGGSPPRYATLEHPFHCPRVLKVPSYLSYKFLGERDCAAPCEPARPDGSMFFSQEETRFARLWILTWSVLCCASTFFTVTTYLVDMQRFRYPERPIIFLSGCYTMVSVAYIAGFVLQERVVCNERFSEDGYRTVVQGTKKEGCTILFMMLYFFSMASSIWWVILSLTWFLAAGMKWGHEAIEANSQYFHLAAWAVPAVKTITILAMGQIDGDLLSGVCFVGLNSLDPLRGFVLAPLFVYLFIGTSFLLAGFVSLFRIRTIMKHDGTKTEKLERLMVRIGVFSVLYTVPATIVIACYFYEQAFREHWERSWVSQHCKSLAIPCPAHYTPRMSPDFTVYMIKYLMTLIVGITSGFWIWSGKTLHSWRKFYTRLTNSRHGETTV, via the coding sequence ATGCGGCCCCGCAGCGCCCTGCCCCgcctgctgctgccgctgctgctgctgcccgcCGCCGGGCCGGCCCAGTTCCACGGGGAGAAGGGCATCTCCATCCCAGACCACGGCTTCTGCCAGCCCATCTCCATCCCGCTGTGCACGGACATCGCCTACAACCAGACCATCATGCCCAACCTTCTGGGCCATACGAACCAGGAGGACGCGGGCCTGGAGGTGCACCAGTTCTACCCGTTGGTGAAGGTGCAGTGCTCCCCCGAACTGCGCTTCTTCTTGTGCTCCATGTACGCACCCGTGTGCACCGTGCTGGAGCAGGCCATCCCGCCGTGCCGCTCCATCTGCGAGCGCGCGCGCCAGGGCTGCGAGGCGCTCATGAACAAGTTCGGTTTCCAGTGGCCCGAGCGCCTGCGCTGCGAGCACTTTCCGCGCCACGGCGCGGAGCAGATCTGCGTGGGCCAAAACCACTCCGAAGACGGCACGCCCGCGCTGCTCACTACCGCGCCTCCGCCCGGCCTGCAGCCGGGTGCCGGGGGCACCCCGGGcggcccgggcggcggcggctcgCCCCCGCGCTACGCCACGCTGGAGCACCCTTTCCACTGCCCGCGCGTCCTCAAGGTGCCATCCTATCTCAGCTACAAGTTTCTGGGCGAGCGCGACTGCGCGGCGCCCTGTGAGCCGGCGCGGCCCGACGGCTCCATGTTCTTCTCTCAGGAGGAGACGCGCTTCGCGCGCCTCTGGATCCTCACCTGGTCGGTGCTGTGCTGCGCCTCCACCTTCTTCACCGTCACTACCTACCTGGTAGACATGCAGCGCTTCCGCTACCCGGAGCGACCCATCATCTTTCTGTCCGGCTGCTACACTATGGTTTCGGTGGCCTACATCGCGGGCTTCGTGCTCCAGGAGCGCGTCGTGTGTAACGAGCGCTTTTCCGAGGACGGCTACCGCACAGTGGTGCAGGGCACCAAGAAGGAGGGCTGCACCATCCTCTTTATGATGCTGTACTTCTTCAGTATGGCCAGTTCCATCTGGTGGGTCATCCTGTCTCTCACCTGGTTCCTGGCGGCGGGCATGAAGTGGGGCCACGAGGCCATCGAGGCCAACTCCCAGTACTTCCACCTGGCCGCGTGGGCCGTGCCGGCGGTCAAGACCATCACTATCCTGGCCATGGGCCAGATTGACGGCGACCTGCTGAGCGGCGTGTGTTTCGTGGGCCTCAACAGCCTGGACCCGCTGCGGGGCTTCGTGCTGGCGCCGCTCTTCGTGTACCTGTTCATAGGCACGTCCTTTCTCCTGGCTGGTTTCGTGTCACTCTTCCGCATCCGTACCATCATGAAGCACGACGGCACCAAGACGGAGAAGCTGGAGCGGCTCATGGTGCGCATCGGCGTCTTCTCGGTGCTCTACACCGTGCCTGCTACCATCGTCATCGCCTGCTACTTCTACGAGCAGGCCTTTCGAGAGCACTGGGAGCGCTCGTGGGTGAGCCAGCACTGCAAGAGCCTGGCCATCCCGTGCCCGGCGCACTACACGCCGCGCATGTCACCCGACTTCACCGTCTACATGATCAAATACCTCATGACGCTCATCGTGGGCATCACGTCGGGCTTCTGGATCTGGTCCGGCAAGACGCTGCACTCGTGGAGGAAGTTCTACACCCGTCTCACCAACAGCCGGCACGGCGAGACCACCGTGTGA